One Sphingopyxis macrogoltabida genomic region harbors:
- a CDS encoding DUF1465 family protein: protein MMAFGLPVQRAQVENLYVEAMLLADEAHAAFAVQRDLGRIEGGQIAGGRDSLHLVGLACESLKTTTRLMHIIAWLLHRRAMIAGDPGAGPNDSAARIGEPVAADWSVCLGFDSAIRRIIAASERLFERVAALEAGWDTPQAVTPVQELLAQLEARL from the coding sequence ATGATGGCGTTCGGTCTGCCGGTACAGCGTGCCCAGGTTGAAAATCTCTATGTCGAAGCGATGCTGCTCGCCGACGAGGCCCACGCGGCATTCGCGGTGCAGCGCGATCTTGGCCGGATCGAAGGGGGGCAGATCGCGGGCGGACGCGACAGCCTGCACCTCGTCGGCCTTGCGTGCGAATCGCTGAAGACGACGACGCGGTTGATGCACATCATCGCATGGCTGCTCCACCGCCGCGCGATGATCGCGGGCGATCCGGGCGCCGGCCCGAATGACAGCGCGGCGCGGATCGGCGAGCCTGTTGCCGCCGACTGGAGCGTGTGCCTCGGCTTCGACTCCGCGATCCGGCGCATCATCGCGGCGAGCGAGCGGCTGTTCGAGCGCGTCGCGGCGCTGGAGGCGGGGTGGGACACGCCGCAGGCGGTCACCCCGGTGCAGGAACTGCTCGCGCAGCTCGAAGCCCGGCTCTAA
- a CDS encoding YdcH family protein: protein MNPEEITQRLELLRIEHRDLDAAIIALGDATVPDQLQLARLKKRKLRLRDEIAWCEDQLLPDIIA from the coding sequence GTGAACCCCGAAGAAATCACCCAGCGCCTCGAACTGCTTCGCATCGAACATCGGGACCTCGATGCCGCGATCATCGCGCTCGGCGATGCGACTGTTCCCGATCAACTGCAACTCGCGCGGCTCAAGAAGCGCAAACTGCGCCTGCGCGACGAAATCGCATGGTGCGAGGATCAACTGCTTCCCGACATCATCGCCTGA
- a CDS encoding YdcH family protein: MSSSHLSALKSRHADLDEKIANEERRPAPDMAVLAQMKKQKLRIKEEMVTIA, encoded by the coding sequence ATGAGCAGCTCGCACCTTTCCGCCCTGAAGTCCCGTCACGCGGACCTCGACGAGAAAATTGCGAATGAAGAGCGCCGACCCGCCCCCGACATGGCCGTGCTGGCGCAGATGAAAAAGCAGAAATTGAGAATCAAGGAAGAGATGGTGACGATCGCCTGA
- a CDS encoding PilZ domain-containing protein, with protein sequence MDEEVAALSRGADRDSLFMQAALAIPGHAGPILVRVRNLSAGGMLAESPARVAEGTTIEVELRNVGAVPGRIVWVGEGKFGVAFDRAVNPQAVRRQVVQKQDLPPHLSRLGKPDKAIYRRR encoded by the coding sequence TTGGATGAAGAAGTCGCTGCATTGTCGCGCGGCGCCGATCGCGACAGCCTGTTCATGCAGGCGGCGCTGGCGATTCCGGGACATGCCGGACCGATCCTTGTCCGCGTTCGTAACCTGTCGGCTGGCGGCATGCTGGCCGAAAGCCCGGCGCGGGTCGCCGAGGGCACAACGATCGAAGTCGAACTGCGCAACGTCGGCGCGGTGCCGGGGCGCATCGTCTGGGTCGGTGAAGGCAAGTTCGGCGTTGCGTTCGACCGGGCGGTCAATCCGCAAGCGGTACGTCGTCAGGTGGTTCAGAAACAGGATTTGCCGCCGCATCTTTCCCGGCTCGGCAAGCCTGACAAGGCCATCTACCGCCGACGCTGA
- the dksA gene encoding RNA polymerase-binding protein DksA — protein MPTQIADVGADALREAKSNLDSDYIPRDDEEFMNERQQEYFRGLLLAWKKSILTEAESTLAHLQDGPLREPDLADRASSETDWAIELRTRDRQRKLIAKIDSAIRRIDEGEYGYCAVTGEPISLARLQARPIATMTLEAQERHERNERISRED, from the coding sequence ATGCCAACCCAGATTGCCGACGTTGGTGCCGACGCGCTCCGCGAAGCCAAATCGAACCTCGATTCGGACTATATTCCCCGCGACGACGAAGAGTTCATGAATGAGCGGCAGCAGGAATATTTCCGCGGCCTATTGCTCGCATGGAAGAAGTCGATCCTGACCGAGGCGGAATCGACCCTCGCCCATCTGCAGGACGGCCCGCTCCGCGAACCCGATCTGGCGGATCGCGCGTCGAGCGAGACCGACTGGGCGATCGAGCTCCGCACCCGCGACCGCCAGCGCAAGCTGATCGCCAAGATCGATTCGGCGATCCGCCGCATCGATGAGGGCGAATATGGCTATTGCGCGGTGACCGGCGAACCGATCTCGCTTGCTCGCCTCCAGGCGCGCCCGATCGCGACGATGACGCTCGAGGCGCAGGAACGTCACGAGCGGAACGAGCGGATTTCGCGCGAGGATTGA
- a CDS encoding ArsR/SmtB family transcription factor: protein MANQQTSLDTVFHALADPTRRAVIGRLLGGAAPVKRLAEPFAMGLPAFMKHLSVLETSGLIRSEKAGRVRTCHLNADRLAAAEDWLSEQRAIWQGRTNRLAAFVESQNPPTK from the coding sequence ATGGCGAACCAACAAACCTCGCTCGACACTGTCTTCCACGCGCTTGCCGACCCGACCCGGCGCGCGGTGATCGGCCGCCTGCTCGGCGGCGCGGCGCCGGTGAAGCGGCTGGCCGAGCCCTTTGCGATGGGCCTGCCTGCGTTCATGAAGCATTTGTCGGTGCTCGAAACATCGGGGCTGATCCGCTCGGAAAAGGCGGGCCGCGTCCGGACCTGCCACCTCAACGCGGACCGGCTGGCCGCGGCCGAGGACTGGCTCTCGGAACAGCGGGCGATCTGGCAGGGGCGCACCAACCGCCTCGCCGCCTTCGTCGAATCGCAAAATCCCCCCACGAAATGA
- a CDS encoding SRPBCC domain-containing protein — protein sequence MTNPSELTISRLIAAPPAVVWNAWSMPENLEKWWIPAPIECRVDTLDLRPGGGFVTRMREEGAADFQPHVDGCFLDVVPEQKIVFTTVLTEGWQPADPWLALTAILTFEPQDGGTLYAARVLHKNPGDSSKHLELGFHEGWGTAIAQLAELTER from the coding sequence ATGACCAACCCGAGCGAACTCACCATATCGCGCCTGATCGCCGCCCCGCCCGCCGTTGTATGGAACGCGTGGAGCATGCCCGAAAACCTGGAAAAATGGTGGATTCCCGCGCCGATCGAGTGCCGGGTCGATACGCTCGACCTGCGCCCCGGGGGCGGCTTCGTCACGCGCATGCGCGAGGAGGGTGCCGCCGATTTCCAGCCGCATGTCGATGGCTGCTTTCTCGACGTGGTGCCGGAGCAGAAAATCGTTTTCACCACCGTGCTGACCGAAGGCTGGCAACCCGCCGATCCATGGCTCGCGCTGACCGCGATCCTGACCTTCGAACCGCAGGACGGCGGCACGCTCTACGCCGCACGCGTCCTCCACAAGAATCCAGGCGACAGCAGCAAGCATCTCGAGCTCGGCTTCCACGAGGGCTGGGGCACGGCGATCGCCCAACTGGCAGAGCTGACCGAGCGATAA
- the serS gene encoding serine--tRNA ligase, with amino-acid sequence MHDIRLIRDNPQAFDAGLARRGLEPLSAEILAADASLRALQTDIQSSLARRNEASKLIGQAMAKGDKDGAEALKAEVADLKTALPAKEEAEREQLAALHDRLAALPNLPAADVPEGEDEEGNVEISRWGTPRSFDFAPQEHADFAPALGLDFETAAKMSGARFAFLKGQMARLERALGQYMIDRQTIEAGYTECASPLMVRDEAAYGTAQLPKFREDLFQTTDGRWLISTSEMSLTNAVREEILPEAELPVRMTALTPCFRSEAGSAGRDTRGYIRQHQFWKVELVSITRPEDSDAELERKTRAAEAILEALELPYRRMLLCAGDMGFSARKTYDLEVWLPGQNAYREISSCSNCGDFQARRMNTRFRRDGAKGNEFVHTLNGSGLAVGRTLVAILENYQQADGSVDIPEVLLPYMGGITKLTPAA; translated from the coding sequence ATGCACGATATCCGCCTGATCCGGGATAACCCGCAAGCTTTCGACGCCGGTCTCGCACGCCGCGGTCTCGAACCTTTGTCTGCCGAAATCCTCGCCGCCGACGCATCGCTGCGCGCGCTGCAGACCGATATCCAGTCGTCGCTCGCGCGCCGCAACGAAGCCTCGAAGCTGATCGGCCAGGCAATGGCGAAGGGCGACAAGGACGGCGCCGAGGCATTGAAGGCCGAGGTCGCCGACCTCAAGACCGCGCTTCCCGCCAAGGAAGAGGCCGAGCGCGAGCAGCTCGCCGCGCTGCACGACAGGCTTGCCGCGCTCCCCAACCTGCCCGCCGCCGACGTCCCCGAGGGCGAGGACGAAGAGGGCAATGTCGAGATTTCGCGCTGGGGCACCCCGCGCAGCTTCGACTTCGCGCCGCAGGAACATGCCGATTTCGCGCCCGCGCTCGGGCTCGATTTCGAAACCGCGGCAAAGATGTCGGGCGCGCGCTTCGCCTTCCTGAAAGGCCAGATGGCGCGGCTCGAACGCGCGCTCGGCCAATATATGATCGACCGCCAGACGATCGAGGCCGGCTATACCGAATGCGCGAGCCCGCTGATGGTCCGCGACGAGGCGGCCTATGGCACCGCCCAGCTCCCCAAGTTCCGCGAGGATTTGTTCCAGACCACCGACGGCCGCTGGCTGATCTCGACGTCGGAGATGAGCCTGACCAATGCGGTGCGCGAGGAAATCCTTCCCGAAGCCGAGCTGCCGGTCCGCATGACCGCGCTCACCCCCTGCTTCCGGTCCGAGGCCGGGTCGGCGGGGCGCGACACGCGCGGCTATATCCGCCAGCACCAGTTCTGGAAGGTCGAGCTCGTCTCGATCACCCGCCCCGAGGACAGCGACGCCGAACTCGAACGCAAGACGCGCGCCGCCGAGGCGATCCTCGAAGCGCTCGAACTGCCGTATCGCCGGATGCTGCTGTGCGCCGGCGACATGGGCTTCTCGGCGCGCAAGACCTACGACCTCGAAGTCTGGCTGCCCGGGCAGAACGCTTATCGCGAGATTTCGAGCTGTTCGAACTGCGGCGATTTCCAGGCGCGCCGCATGAACACGCGCTTCCGCCGCGATGGCGCAAAGGGTAACGAGTTCGTCCATACGCTGAACGGATCGGGTCTTGCGGTCGGGCGGACGCTGGTGGCGATCCTCGAAAATTACCAGCAGGCCGACGGCAGCGTCGATATTCCTGAGGTGCTGCTGCCCTATATGGGCGGGATCACCAAGCTGACGCCCGCCGCCTGA
- the surE gene encoding 5'/3'-nucleotidase SurE: MRILLTNDDGYHAPGMAVLEAIACQLSDDIWVCAPSEEQSGAGHSLTLSRPVRIRRHGERRWSCSGTPTDSVMMAIGKLMPEKPDLILSGVNRGANLGDDVTYSGTVSAAIEGALAGIRSIALSQVYAREGMGDSVPFEAAEAWGARVLRPLLDMEMAPRTLININFPAIPAAEVQGIRVTRQGFHDYGRGSIVEGTDPRGYPYFWFGLHGIEHSLGHDSDLEAIDDKYISVTPLQLDLTHDASLAALRSAYAA; the protein is encoded by the coding sequence GTGCGCATCCTCCTCACCAACGACGATGGCTATCACGCGCCCGGCATGGCGGTGCTGGAGGCGATCGCATGCCAGCTTTCGGACGACATCTGGGTTTGCGCACCGTCGGAGGAACAGTCGGGCGCCGGCCATTCGCTCACCCTGTCGCGTCCGGTGCGTATCCGCCGGCACGGCGAACGGCGCTGGTCGTGCAGCGGCACCCCGACCGATTCGGTGATGATGGCAATCGGCAAGCTGATGCCCGAAAAGCCCGACCTGATCCTGTCGGGGGTCAACCGCGGCGCCAACCTCGGCGACGACGTCACCTATTCGGGTACGGTCTCCGCCGCGATCGAGGGCGCGCTTGCGGGAATCCGTTCGATCGCGCTCAGCCAGGTCTATGCCCGCGAAGGCATGGGCGACAGCGTGCCGTTCGAGGCAGCCGAAGCGTGGGGCGCCAGGGTGCTGCGCCCGCTGCTCGACATGGAGATGGCACCGCGCACGCTGATCAACATCAACTTCCCCGCGATCCCCGCTGCCGAGGTGCAGGGCATCCGGGTAACGCGGCAGGGCTTCCACGACTATGGCCGCGGTTCGATCGTCGAGGGTACCGACCCGCGCGGCTATCCCTATTTCTGGTTCGGCCTGCACGGCATCGAGCATAGCCTCGGCCACGACAGCGACCTCGAGGCGATCGACGATAAATATATCTCGGTCACCCCGCTCCAGCTCGACCTGACCCACGACGCCTCGCTCGCCGCGCTGCGAAGCGCCTACGCCGCCTGA
- a CDS encoding LysM peptidoglycan-binding domain-containing M23 family metallopeptidase, protein MGGVTHRNALWLPGVLLLAGCIPAASAPSRPAPPPASASPEPEPDSYVRQDVMGGDARPTWTLKPVATNARWVGGNLYIVRRGDTLRAIGEMTGVGSEALAMENDLAPPYTLLPGQQLRVPAGLYHRVATGETGIGIAAAYGVDWGEVITINALAEPYILRIGQRLRLPSHAKALPPKAVDVAARAAAFNLDIDDIATGSQPALAESARPTAASAAPTKPVTTAIAAPASFAGRFQWPLTGKIIAKFGPLAPGKVNDGINIAAATGTPIHAAAPGVVAYAGDQIGVYGGLILINHGGGWVSAYGHAGRIDVQRGQAVKAGDIIGRAGASGQVQSPQLHFQLRKNRIPIDPLKQLPPR, encoded by the coding sequence ATGGGGGGTGTCACACACCGTAATGCGCTATGGCTGCCGGGCGTGCTGTTGCTCGCCGGCTGTATTCCTGCGGCCAGTGCGCCGAGCCGCCCCGCTCCGCCGCCAGCGAGCGCAAGTCCCGAACCCGAACCCGACAGCTATGTGCGGCAGGACGTCATGGGCGGCGACGCCCGGCCGACCTGGACGCTGAAACCGGTCGCGACCAACGCGCGATGGGTCGGGGGTAACCTTTATATTGTGCGCCGCGGCGACACGTTGCGCGCGATCGGCGAGATGACGGGCGTCGGCTCCGAAGCGCTGGCGATGGAAAATGATCTCGCGCCGCCCTACACGCTGTTACCTGGACAACAGCTGCGCGTTCCGGCAGGCCTGTACCACCGCGTCGCGACCGGTGAGACGGGGATCGGCATCGCCGCCGCCTATGGCGTCGACTGGGGCGAGGTCATCACGATCAACGCACTCGCCGAGCCCTATATATTGCGCATCGGCCAGCGCCTGCGTCTGCCCTCGCACGCGAAGGCGCTGCCGCCGAAGGCGGTCGACGTCGCCGCGCGCGCCGCTGCCTTCAACCTCGACATCGACGATATCGCGACCGGCAGCCAGCCCGCGCTGGCCGAAAGCGCGCGGCCGACCGCCGCCAGCGCGGCACCGACGAAACCCGTCACCACCGCGATCGCCGCGCCCGCCAGCTTCGCGGGGCGGTTCCAGTGGCCGCTCACCGGAAAGATCATCGCGAAATTCGGTCCGCTCGCGCCGGGCAAGGTCAACGACGGGATCAACATCGCCGCCGCGACCGGTACCCCGATTCACGCCGCCGCGCCGGGCGTCGTCGCCTATGCCGGCGACCAGATCGGCGTCTATGGCGGGCTGATCCTGATCAACCATGGCGGCGGCTGGGTCAGCGCCTATGGCCATGCGGGGCGGATCGACGTCCAGCGCGGTCAGGCGGTCAAGGCCGGCGACATCATCGGCCGCGCCGGGGCGAGCGGCCAGGTCCAGTCGCCGCAGCTCCATTTCCAGCTCCGCAAGAATCGCATTCCGATTGACCCGCTGAAGCAATTGCCGCCAAGATAA
- a CDS encoding potassium channel family protein, which translates to MAKPRRTPFEHRFNPLRRMSKWPIWADVVTRLGVAFLLIAFVVLVHWIDRAGLKDSHDGQISFLDVVYFTMISVTTTGFGDIAPVSDRSRLIEAVIVTPIRIMVLFIFVGTAYNFVLKRTWEKWRMARIQAKLTNHIVVLGYGISGSEAVRELIARGTDPACIVVIDQSGSRIAEAEAAGCNVLQGDASNDDTLIDVQIAKAQSVLVSAGRDDASILMVLTVRHLAPKVPISVVVRAQDNELLARQAGANNVINPVSFTGLLLAGSAQGAHVADYMADLASVGGRVQLRERPVSGEEIGRSIDQLASGGRGLRIYRGGKPYGFWEAETKRLEPGDLIVEVINCEECEASVPGG; encoded by the coding sequence ATGGCAAAGCCCCGCCGCACTCCTTTCGAGCACCGGTTCAACCCGCTGCGACGCATGAGCAAATGGCCGATCTGGGCCGACGTCGTCACGCGGCTTGGCGTCGCCTTCCTGCTGATCGCTTTCGTCGTGCTCGTCCACTGGATCGACCGCGCGGGATTGAAGGACAGCCACGACGGCCAGATCAGCTTCCTCGACGTCGTCTATTTCACGATGATCTCTGTGACCACGACGGGCTTTGGCGACATCGCGCCGGTGTCCGACCGCTCGCGGCTGATCGAAGCGGTCATCGTGACGCCGATCCGCATCATGGTACTCTTCATCTTCGTCGGCACCGCCTATAATTTCGTCCTCAAGCGCACATGGGAAAAATGGCGTATGGCCCGCATCCAGGCAAAGCTCACCAACCACATCGTCGTGCTCGGCTACGGCATCAGCGGCAGCGAAGCGGTCAGGGAACTGATCGCGCGCGGCACCGATCCCGCCTGCATCGTCGTGATCGACCAGTCGGGATCGCGGATTGCCGAGGCCGAAGCCGCCGGCTGCAACGTATTACAGGGCGATGCATCGAACGACGACACGTTGATCGACGTCCAGATCGCAAAGGCACAGTCGGTTCTTGTCTCGGCGGGGCGCGACGACGCGTCGATCCTGATGGTCCTGACCGTCCGCCACCTTGCGCCCAAGGTCCCGATCAGCGTCGTCGTTCGCGCTCAGGACAACGAACTGCTCGCGCGGCAGGCGGGCGCGAACAATGTCATCAACCCGGTCAGCTTCACCGGCCTGCTGCTAGCCGGGTCGGCGCAGGGCGCGCATGTCGCCGACTATATGGCCGACCTCGCCAGCGTCGGCGGCCGCGTCCAGCTCCGCGAACGCCCCGTCAGCGGCGAGGAAATCGGGCGCAGCATCGACCAGCTCGCCAGCGGCGGCCGCGGCCTGCGCATCTATCGCGGCGGCAAGCCCTATGGCTTTTGGGAAGCGGAAACGAAGCGCCTCGAACCCGGCGACCTGATCGTCGAGGTGATCAACTGCGAGGAATGCGAAGCGAGCGTTCCGGGCGGTTAG
- a CDS encoding DUF423 domain-containing protein, which produces MIGLFAAVSAALAVAAGAFGAHGAAGQQEAEWLRTGGLYQLIHAVGALSIMGFARGPAIMLLVGGAIFAITLYAMALGGPRWLGAVTPIGGSLLIIGWLWAGWLFWRG; this is translated from the coding sequence ATGATCGGCCTATTTGCAGCAGTTTCGGCGGCGCTTGCCGTTGCGGCCGGGGCGTTCGGCGCGCATGGCGCGGCGGGGCAGCAGGAGGCCGAATGGCTGCGCACCGGCGGGCTGTACCAGTTGATCCACGCGGTCGGCGCGCTCTCGATCATGGGTTTTGCGCGCGGGCCGGCGATCATGCTGCTCGTCGGCGGCGCGATCTTTGCCATCACTCTCTATGCGATGGCGCTCGGCGGACCGCGCTGGCTGGGCGCCGTGACCCCGATCGGCGGCAGCCTGCTGATCATCGGCTGGCTGTGGGCGGGCTGGCTGTTCTGGCGCGGCTAA
- the rimO gene encoding 30S ribosomal protein S12 methylthiotransferase RimO, whose amino-acid sequence MTTKTLPAQPKVGMVSLGCPKALVDSERILTKLRADGYGLSPDYAGADVVLVNTCGFLDSAKEESLEAIGEAMAENGRVIVTGCMGNEAEVIRARFPNVLAVTGAHQYEQVVDAVHDAAPPTQGPFIDLVPEGGLKLTPRHYSYLKISEGCNHSCSFCIIPDLRGKLVSRRIDAVLREAEKLVAAGTKELLVISQDTSAYGVDIRHDPRQWHGREVRAHMTDLARELGQLRTGEGRAPWVRLHYVYPYPHVDAVIPLMAEGLLTPYLDIPFQHAAPAVLKRMKRPANEAKVLERLKSWREIAPDISIRSSFVVGFPGETEADFQYLLDWLDEAQLDRVGAFRFEPVAGAQANALDNPVPEEVKEERYQRIMAKTAAISAAKLEAKIGRTLPVIIDEVGEADEEGSIGATGRSQADAPEIDGHVYLRDVSATLKAGDIVDVEIEDADEHDLFGVVA is encoded by the coding sequence ATGACAACCAAGACTCTTCCCGCCCAGCCGAAAGTCGGCATGGTGTCGCTCGGCTGCCCGAAGGCGCTCGTCGACAGCGAACGGATTCTGACCAAGCTGCGCGCCGACGGCTATGGCCTGTCGCCCGATTATGCGGGCGCCGATGTCGTGCTCGTCAACACCTGCGGCTTCCTCGATTCGGCGAAGGAAGAAAGCCTCGAGGCGATCGGCGAGGCGATGGCAGAGAACGGCCGCGTCATCGTCACCGGCTGCATGGGCAATGAAGCCGAGGTCATCCGCGCGCGCTTCCCGAACGTCCTCGCGGTCACCGGTGCACATCAGTATGAGCAGGTCGTCGACGCTGTCCACGACGCCGCGCCGCCAACACAGGGCCCCTTCATCGATCTTGTCCCCGAGGGTGGGCTCAAGCTGACGCCGCGCCACTACAGCTATCTGAAAATCAGCGAAGGCTGCAATCACAGCTGCTCCTTCTGCATCATCCCCGATCTGCGCGGCAAACTGGTCAGCCGCCGCATCGACGCGGTGCTGCGCGAGGCGGAAAAGCTCGTCGCGGCGGGCACCAAGGAGTTACTGGTGATCAGCCAGGACACGTCGGCTTACGGCGTCGATATCCGGCACGACCCGCGCCAATGGCACGGCCGCGAGGTGCGCGCGCATATGACCGACCTCGCGCGCGAACTCGGCCAGCTCCGGACCGGCGAAGGCCGCGCCCCGTGGGTGCGCCTCCACTATGTCTACCCCTACCCCCACGTCGACGCGGTCATCCCGCTGATGGCCGAGGGGCTGCTGACGCCCTATCTCGACATCCCCTTCCAGCACGCGGCGCCCGCCGTGCTCAAGCGCATGAAGCGCCCCGCGAACGAAGCGAAAGTGCTCGAACGGCTGAAGAGCTGGCGCGAAATCGCGCCCGACATTTCGATCCGATCGAGCTTCGTCGTCGGCTTCCCCGGCGAGACCGAGGCGGATTTCCAGTATCTGCTCGACTGGCTCGACGAAGCGCAGCTCGACCGCGTCGGCGCCTTCCGCTTCGAACCCGTCGCGGGGGCGCAGGCCAACGCGCTCGACAATCCGGTCCCCGAAGAGGTCAAGGAAGAGCGCTACCAGCGCATCATGGCCAAGACCGCCGCGATCAGCGCCGCCAAGCTGGAGGCCAAGATCGGTCGCACGCTCCCCGTGATCATCGACGAGGTCGGCGAGGCGGATGAAGAAGGCAGCATCGGCGCAACGGGCCGCAGCCAGGCCGACGCCCCCGAAATCGACGGCCACGTCTACCTCCGCGACGTCTCTGCGACGCTGAAGGCCGGAGACATCGTCGATGTAGAGATCGAGGATGCCGACGAGCACGATCTGTTCGGGGTCGTCGCGTAA
- a CDS encoding DUF4403 family protein, translating to MRLILLTTATLLLTACERKTEVEPPPRATDKAPSPTQTSLIAVPINASTASLKTALERAVPKTLWTINQRERACVKPQRVKVFGKKVKITPPIACTIVGQVTRGPLRLRGEGSEIVVDVPIHATISARDVGGVLKGETATGAAMAHARVRIELTPEWRTQGKARISYGWTNAPGIDFLGRRITFTDEADAKLKPVVRDVEREVNREIAKIYIRKQAAEVWRQSFTTLELNRENPPVWMRVTPQRILYGGYRLDGQQMRLNLGLEAITETFVSGRPRDPVPTPLPRLVRETPKPHFDVRVPVLADYAQLEPVIHRALVKRSARPFVLPAIGPVMAKFGKVTAYGAPDNRIAVGIELEALVQGAKREPTRGRVWVTARPVNAPGSAKVSFIDLKVDGDTNGLKGDLLLGIAESEGFAPLIADALTQNFTRDLAELQGKIRRAIDQRREGAFVIRTRIDSFETGEITAYGNGLYLPVRMVGGASVDYRPAK from the coding sequence ATGCGTCTAATCCTACTGACGACCGCCACCTTGCTGCTCACCGCCTGCGAACGCAAGACCGAGGTCGAGCCGCCGCCGCGCGCGACCGACAAGGCGCCCTCGCCTACCCAGACATCGCTCATCGCGGTGCCGATCAACGCCAGCACCGCGTCGCTGAAAACCGCGCTCGAACGCGCGGTGCCGAAGACATTGTGGACGATCAACCAGCGCGAACGCGCATGCGTGAAACCGCAGCGGGTCAAGGTCTTCGGCAAGAAGGTCAAGATCACCCCGCCGATCGCCTGTACGATCGTCGGTCAGGTGACGCGCGGGCCGCTGCGCCTGCGCGGCGAAGGCAGCGAGATCGTCGTCGATGTGCCGATCCATGCCACGATCAGCGCCCGCGATGTCGGCGGCGTATTGAAGGGCGAGACCGCGACGGGCGCCGCGATGGCACATGCTCGGGTGCGGATCGAACTGACCCCCGAATGGCGCACGCAGGGCAAGGCGCGGATCAGCTATGGCTGGACCAACGCGCCGGGGATCGATTTCCTCGGGCGGCGGATCACCTTCACCGACGAAGCCGACGCCAAGCTGAAACCCGTCGTCCGCGACGTCGAGCGCGAGGTGAACCGCGAGATCGCGAAGATCTATATCCGCAAACAGGCGGCCGAAGTCTGGCGGCAAAGCTTCACCACGCTCGAACTCAACCGCGAAAACCCGCCGGTGTGGATGCGCGTAACGCCGCAGCGCATCCTCTATGGCGGCTACCGCCTCGACGGCCAGCAGATGCGCCTCAATCTGGGGCTGGAAGCGATCACTGAAACCTTTGTGTCGGGCCGGCCGCGCGACCCCGTGCCGACCCCGCTGCCCCGGCTGGTGCGCGAAACGCCCAAGCCGCATTTCGACGTCCGGGTGCCGGTGCTCGCCGATTATGCCCAGCTCGAGCCGGTGATCCACCGCGCGCTGGTCAAACGCTCGGCCCGCCCCTTCGTCCTGCCCGCGATCGGGCCGGTGATGGCCAAGTTCGGCAAGGTGACCGCCTATGGCGCGCCCGACAACCGGATTGCGGTCGGGATCGAGCTCGAGGCGCTGGTCCAGGGGGCAAAGCGCGAACCGACGCGCGGCCGCGTCTGGGTCACCGCGCGCCCGGTGAACGCACCCGGCTCGGCCAAGGTGAGCTTCATCGACCTGAAAGTCGATGGCGACACCAACGGCCTGAAGGGCGATCTGTTGCTCGGCATCGCCGAGAGCGAGGGTTTCGCGCCGCTGATCGCCGACGCGCTGACGCAGAATTTCACCCGCGACCTCGCGGAATTACAGGGCAAGATCCGGCGCGCAATCGACCAGCGGCGCGAGGGCGCCTTCGTCATCCGCACCCGCATCGACAGCTTCGAGACGGGCGAAATCACCGCTTATGGCAACGGCCTCTATCTGCCGGTGCGGATGGTCGGGGGCGCGAGCGTCGATTATCGGCCGGCAAAATAG